A single region of the Amphiprion ocellaris isolate individual 3 ecotype Okinawa chromosome 4, ASM2253959v1, whole genome shotgun sequence genome encodes:
- the gab1 gene encoding GRB2-associated-binding protein 1 isoform X12, whose translation MVWDNLITQTRKSEEGGVSNCRHLQTTLQHMIKSEDANNNKTHFSTPHQQRLLQNENRYYGCADCEAWKKRWFVLRSGRLTGDPDVLEYYKNDHTKKPIRVIDLNLCEQVDAGLTFSKKELEHSFIFDIKTIDRVFYLVADSEDEMNKWVRHICDICGFNPTEEDPAKAAHQAATTGLVVDTPPHPALGNIVGPAAAVLSTVPPPYQPVSVRHLDSQSSSEEPQDYLWLANCESKKPEPNSSVELHSLLEGDQEYLLLEECESKTLPPQASLAHAECSKSTSSETDLNDNLPSHRTPTSSTSSAKHTSHNGFFPQHSTPTSAPSTIYDSPPSRGASLSTDSGLYHLPRSYSQDTVLLPKSASSPPAHPDGGDGDLYVFNTPSRKPSMETQMRNLSISYDIPPTPGANCTYQVPRTLSSSTGVGGSEGGGDVVPPPRPPKPSLSSTSGPPPPPAERSPTDTYCVPRSASETDGNYCVPTSAGSKALRSNTIGTVDCSRLRKDFGSQDCYDIPRSFPSDKSCSFDFNESMNSYFKNKGMMPVGSQSMEEVDQNYVPMSANSPSHHHSGSLSEPMHEPNYVPMTPSTEFSSLGKQVPPPAHMGFRSSPKTPPRRPLLSDCQPPPVDRNLKPDRKGKPAPLEIKPLPEWEEPCTPVRSPVTRSFARES comes from the exons ATGGTCTGGGACAACCTGATTACACAGACCAGGAAGTCAGAGGAGGGAGGGGTTTCAAACTGCAGACACCTCCAGACCACACTGCAGCACATGATAAAGTCAGAAGacgcaaacaacaacaaaacacacttttctaCTCCCCATCAACAACGGCTACTACAAAATGAAAACCGCTACTATGGATGTGCAGATTGTGAG GCATGGAAGAAGCGGTGGTTTGTTCTTCGCAGTGGCCGTCTGACAGGCGACCCAGACGTGTTGGAGTACTACAAGAATGACCATACCAAGAAGCCCATTCGTGTGATTGATCTCAACTTGTGTGAGCAG GTGGATGCTGGACTGACATTCAGCAAGAAAGAGTTGGAGCACAGCTTCATATTCGACATCAAGACCATTGATCGTGTCTTCTACCTGGTGGCTGATTCTGAGGACGAGATGAACAAGTGGGTTCGCCACATCTGCGACATATGTGGTTTTAACCCCACTGAAGAAG ACCCAGCAAAAGCAGCTCACCAGGCAGCCACCACGGGGCTGGTGGTGGATACGCCCCCACACCCGGCTCTGGGTAATATTGTTGGTCCAGCAGCCGCAGTGTTGTCCACCGTGCCACCTCCATACCAGCCGGTCAGTGTGCGACACCTGGACTCTCAGTCCAGTTCAGAAGAGCCCCAGGATTACCTGTGGTTGGCAAACTGTGAGAGCAAAAAGCCTGAACCCAACAG CTCAGTTGAGCTTCACTCTCTATTGGAGGGGGACCAGGAGTATTTGCTCCTGGAGGAGTGTGAGAGCAAGACACTTCCTCCACAGGCTAGTCT AGCCCATGCTGAGTGTTCCAAGTCTACCTCTTCAGAGACAGACCTGAATGACAACCTCCCATCTCACCGGACGCCCacctcctccacttcctccgCTAAACACACCTCGCACAATGGCTTCTTCCCGCAGCACTCGACTCCCACCTCCGCCCCTTCCACTATCTATGACTCGCCTCCGTCACGTGGTGCCTCACTCTCAACTGACAGCGGCCTTTATCACCTCCCTCGGAGCTACTCCCAGGACACTGTGCTGCTCCCCAAGTCAGCTTCCTCCCCTCCGGCTCATCCAGACGGCGGGGACGGCGACCTTTATGTCTTTAACACGCCGTCACGGAAGCCCTCAATGGAGACACAGATGCGCAACCTTTCTATCAGTTATGACATCCCACCCACACCTGGTGCAAACTGTACCTACCAGGTGCCCCGTACGTTGTCATCATCGACAGGGGTGGGGGGATCGGAGGGTGGGGGAGATGTAGTACCCCCACCCAGACCACCCAAGCCTTCACTCAGTTCCACCTCAGGACCCCCGCCACCCCCTGCTGAGCGCTCACCTACGGACACCTATTGTGTGCCTCGCTCAGCCTCAGAGACAGATGGAAACTACTGTGTGCCTACTAGCGCTGGGAGTAAGGCTTTGCGCAGCAACACTATTGGCACTGTGGACTGTTCACGACTCCGCAAAG attttggaTCCCAGGACTGCTATGACATTCCTAGATCATTCCCCTCTGACAAAAGCTGCTCGTTTGACTTCAATGAAAGCATGAACAGCTACTTT aaaaacaaaggaatGATGCCAGTGGGTAGTCAGTCAATGGAAGAGGTCGACCAGAACTACGTACCTATGAGTGCCAACTCCCCGTCACATCACCACTCAGGCAGTTTGTCAGAGCCCATGCACGAACCCAACTATGTGCCCATGACCCCAAGCACTGAGTTCTCCTCCCTTGGAAAACAGGTTCCCCCACCCGCCCACATGGGATTTCGCTCAAGCCCAAAGACCCCTCCTCGCAGGCCACTGCTCAGTGACTGCCAGCCCCCACCTGTTGACCGAAATCTTAAACCTGATCGCAAAG GAAAACCTgctccactggagatcaaacctCTGCCAGAATGGGAGGAGCCCTGTACACCTGTACGCTCACCTGTCACACGGTCATTTGCTCGGGA
- the gab1 gene encoding GRB2-associated-binding protein 1 isoform X10, with protein MVWDNLITQTRKSEEGGVSNCRHLQTTLQHMIKSEDANNNKTHFSTPHQQRLLQNENRYYGCADCEAWKKRWFVLRSGRLTGDPDVLEYYKNDHTKKPIRVIDLNLCEQVDAGLTFSKKELEHSFIFDIKTIDRVFYLVADSEDEMNKWVRHICDICGFNPTEEDPAKAAHQAATTGLVVDTPPHPALGNIVGPAAAVLSTVPPPYQPVSVRHLDSQSSSEEPQDYLWLANCESKKPEPNSSVELHSLLEGDQEYLLLEECESKTLPPQASLAHAECSKSTSSETDLNDNLPSHRTPTSSTSSAKHTSHNGFFPQHSTPTSAPSTIYDSPPSRGASLSTDSGLYHLPRSYSQDTVLLPKSASSPPAHPDGGDGDLYVFNTPSRKPSMETQMRNLSISYDIPPTPGANCTYQVPRTLSSSTGVGGSEGGGDVVPPPRPPKPSLSSTSGPPPPPAERSPTDTYCVPRSASETDGNYCVPTSAGSKALRSNTIGTVDCSRLRKDFGSQDCYDIPRSFPSDKSCSFDFNESMNSYFKNKGMMPVGSQSMEEVDQNYVPMSANSPSHHHSGSLSEPMHEPNYVPMTPSTEFSSLGKQVPPPAHMGFRSSPKTPPRRPLLSDCQPPPVDRNLKPDRKGQSPKIIRAKGVCLERTDSQTVGEFPRRRKGKPAPLEIKPLPEWEEPCTPVRSPVTRSFARES; from the exons ATGGTCTGGGACAACCTGATTACACAGACCAGGAAGTCAGAGGAGGGAGGGGTTTCAAACTGCAGACACCTCCAGACCACACTGCAGCACATGATAAAGTCAGAAGacgcaaacaacaacaaaacacacttttctaCTCCCCATCAACAACGGCTACTACAAAATGAAAACCGCTACTATGGATGTGCAGATTGTGAG GCATGGAAGAAGCGGTGGTTTGTTCTTCGCAGTGGCCGTCTGACAGGCGACCCAGACGTGTTGGAGTACTACAAGAATGACCATACCAAGAAGCCCATTCGTGTGATTGATCTCAACTTGTGTGAGCAG GTGGATGCTGGACTGACATTCAGCAAGAAAGAGTTGGAGCACAGCTTCATATTCGACATCAAGACCATTGATCGTGTCTTCTACCTGGTGGCTGATTCTGAGGACGAGATGAACAAGTGGGTTCGCCACATCTGCGACATATGTGGTTTTAACCCCACTGAAGAAG ACCCAGCAAAAGCAGCTCACCAGGCAGCCACCACGGGGCTGGTGGTGGATACGCCCCCACACCCGGCTCTGGGTAATATTGTTGGTCCAGCAGCCGCAGTGTTGTCCACCGTGCCACCTCCATACCAGCCGGTCAGTGTGCGACACCTGGACTCTCAGTCCAGTTCAGAAGAGCCCCAGGATTACCTGTGGTTGGCAAACTGTGAGAGCAAAAAGCCTGAACCCAACAG CTCAGTTGAGCTTCACTCTCTATTGGAGGGGGACCAGGAGTATTTGCTCCTGGAGGAGTGTGAGAGCAAGACACTTCCTCCACAGGCTAGTCT AGCCCATGCTGAGTGTTCCAAGTCTACCTCTTCAGAGACAGACCTGAATGACAACCTCCCATCTCACCGGACGCCCacctcctccacttcctccgCTAAACACACCTCGCACAATGGCTTCTTCCCGCAGCACTCGACTCCCACCTCCGCCCCTTCCACTATCTATGACTCGCCTCCGTCACGTGGTGCCTCACTCTCAACTGACAGCGGCCTTTATCACCTCCCTCGGAGCTACTCCCAGGACACTGTGCTGCTCCCCAAGTCAGCTTCCTCCCCTCCGGCTCATCCAGACGGCGGGGACGGCGACCTTTATGTCTTTAACACGCCGTCACGGAAGCCCTCAATGGAGACACAGATGCGCAACCTTTCTATCAGTTATGACATCCCACCCACACCTGGTGCAAACTGTACCTACCAGGTGCCCCGTACGTTGTCATCATCGACAGGGGTGGGGGGATCGGAGGGTGGGGGAGATGTAGTACCCCCACCCAGACCACCCAAGCCTTCACTCAGTTCCACCTCAGGACCCCCGCCACCCCCTGCTGAGCGCTCACCTACGGACACCTATTGTGTGCCTCGCTCAGCCTCAGAGACAGATGGAAACTACTGTGTGCCTACTAGCGCTGGGAGTAAGGCTTTGCGCAGCAACACTATTGGCACTGTGGACTGTTCACGACTCCGCAAAG attttggaTCCCAGGACTGCTATGACATTCCTAGATCATTCCCCTCTGACAAAAGCTGCTCGTTTGACTTCAATGAAAGCATGAACAGCTACTTT aaaaacaaaggaatGATGCCAGTGGGTAGTCAGTCAATGGAAGAGGTCGACCAGAACTACGTACCTATGAGTGCCAACTCCCCGTCACATCACCACTCAGGCAGTTTGTCAGAGCCCATGCACGAACCCAACTATGTGCCCATGACCCCAAGCACTGAGTTCTCCTCCCTTGGAAAACAGGTTCCCCCACCCGCCCACATGGGATTTCGCTCAAGCCCAAAGACCCCTCCTCGCAGGCCACTGCTCAGTGACTGCCAGCCCCCACCTGTTGACCGAAATCTTAAACCTGATCGCAAAG GTCAGAGTCCTAAAATAATAAGAGCAAAAGGTGTCTGTTTAGAGCGAACCGACTCTCAAACCGTAGGTGAATTCCCGAGGCGACGCAAGG GAAAACCTgctccactggagatcaaacctCTGCCAGAATGGGAGGAGCCCTGTACACCTGTACGCTCACCTGTCACACGGTCATTTGCTCGGGA